Below is a window of Cardiocondyla obscurior isolate alpha-2009 linkage group LG13, Cobs3.1, whole genome shotgun sequence DNA.
ACCTCGAATCTCCGATTTGACAGAGGACTTTGACTCTCGCTCGGCGTGAAGCAaaccaagcgagagagaaccgATCAGCGTCGGGTTTTAAACGGGAATAATATAAGAGGCGATAGTATTTTCGGTTTTAAttgttaacaataatttttttttgttagataGGATTTTTCCgcgtgaaatatatatctccCATTCAAAGTTcttatattagaaaaaataaaaaccatgCGACTTACTGGGCGATGTGCTCtgcagcggagttgaagacaCAGCTACggtaatctgtaacaaatagaGATAACATTTTAATGTAGAGAcgcaagaaatatattttgccggttaaaaaaaaagaatttatacgcgtctttaaataattaattaattaaatatttaaaagtatcaaGTTGTTTGCTGAaaagacgcgcgcgcgaatcgccgattgtcgttaaaattaattaagctcaGTTATGGAAGGAAACATACGCATCGATTAAATGGCTTTGCTCATAGATACCAGGATACAATACGGCCGTTTGTTTTGCTCGGCAGAATATAGTGCTATACAATAACCTATTCGCCACATGTGGCGAATGGCGAACGATATTGGACGCTGATAGTAATAAAGAGTTACCTTTCGATacctttatttattaaaggaaaaatCTGAATTTTTCATAGTCGGCTTGTAATCGTGTCCCGACGCGTTTTGAATTCTTTGTGAAATTCCGTTTGAATTTCAGTTAAAATGTGCAATCGCCAGGCGAGTTCGCTAATCAACCAAATGGCCCACGCAAAAATCGTTCGCGCGCCAGTATCACTACTTACTGAATTgcgttaattattcattacaAGTTACATTTACAACTTTTTACATCAATTATATTTGTACCTCAAAGCGTAGTGTGTGTACGTTACAGTTTTcgaaaaaatgtatttgtcATCGAAGATTTATTATGCaatgcaaattgaaaaaaaaaataataataataaagaaataaaaagattataataaaacttttccGTTTGACAAAGGTGGCATTAAATGgctcgtaattataatttagaacgcgattaataattttgcgacTGATACCTCAATGCGCGCAGGCTTTATCATTGTACGAGCTTGcatgaattatatatttgtacacCGCGCACGTTAAGCTGTAACGTATAGGACAACGAATGTGCATACattaaatttccattttgTGGCACGTGCTCGACGTCGTTTATCGGCGTCTGTCAGTCGTGTGAGAGCGGCACTTGTCCCCGCGGAGGAGGTGACGTTATTCTTCTCGGCTCGTGGATACGCCGACGCTCGATTCAATTGAGATCGCGAGTGGGCATTTGCTCGGACGGGcgagtaaattaattagctcCGGGCGTAACGGCGACTCCGCCAATCGAAGGACCCGGCGTCGTGAATAAACATGCTTGACATCCCTCTCGCCGCTCGCTTCCCGGACCGGCAACGTCGAACCCACTTTCCGTAACATTACGCAGACCTGTTGCTGTATATCGCGTAATGTCGTGCCGCATGCACCGGCGCCGATAACACGGTCTATTTTGGTGTGCGTCTTGAGCCACGCCAAAGTCTTGTaaaacgacggcgacgacgacgagccCGCGCTGCTCCGGCGTCGCACCGCGCCGCGGGAATCGCTTTTAGAAATCGTTTTCGAAGACAAAAATCGTCCGAGTCTCTTCCGAAGACTTGGTGTAAGGAGGCAATAATTGGATCCCATTAAGAtgtaaatgaaattttcattTCTCCCCGTCGCGTATCTCGCGAAAATCGCCCCGGCGCCGgcgctccctttttttttccttcccgtTCTCTCTCCTAGGTAAAACATTTACTTTTCGTAACGTGTGTCTCCGTCGGTCTTCCTTTCGACTTTCAGTCCTCCCGTCCTGAAGAGAATTCTCCCCGCTGACGAGAAAATTTAGCAGATTTCAACGTGGAACGTAATTACTTATGCAGCGAAGcttgatatatgtatgttcGCTGCCGTAAGTCGCGTACGCTGGCTCGACGGTTTTTCTCGCGGGGCACTTCTATTCGTCTCTTTGTTATAGCGAATCTCTGACGTGACTAAAAATTGTCAAGAGTGCACGACATCCTTTCCAAccggtaaaaataattaaaataaaaattccccCGCGGAGCATTTCGCTTacgttgaaattttaatgaaaggCTCTTTCAGTGAAATGATACCAATATTTTCCTAACAAAGATATCCGGTAACTATTAGACTCTAATAACGGATTTATATATCGGAAGAATTCAAATCTTGCAAAAGAAAAGGGCTTTTAACAGGTGCTTTGTATAcctacattattaattaaaaaaagaaaaaaaaaacaattctgacaattgataataatttccattatGTTGAACagcaaattatataaaaaaatatctctatTATCGAATCCTTTTTtcattcaataaaatattatttttttttataacatagAAACGCATCGACGAAAGCTCTTTTCACCCATGTGACTTTCTTTTCAAAGTGGGCTGTGTATTCGACACATGTACATTTTACAAACGTCCGAAATTCGACACGTGTTATGGACACCGTGATATGTACACCTGACCTCTCATGCGAATATTAACAGCGACGTATGGTCAATATTCGTATACGATAAGCTCTGGCAGTTTGGCTGCAACTCACGCTCTACCGCCTCTGCAGTTCATCAGATCTTGGCACAATAAACACCGCGTCGTCTTCTTTCAAAACTTGCAAACCTGCACGGGCCATGAATCACCGACGTCTTATAAACTGATCTGCCGCCCCTCGCCCCCCGGCGGTTTCCGTACGCACCGGAAATAAGCTGCCCGGCGCAAGCGTCGGTGAACAAGCACACTGTTTCATTGCCGATATCGCCGAATCTCGTGGCGTCGGCAAAAGCCGCCGCGagtttcgcggaaaatttatcCGATTATTCGTCTCGCGCACGAATAGCTCACTTCCTCTgaaagttgaaataaaaattttcgctcGAAGGAACTTGTTCCGGAGAGCGCGATAAATGGGATGACAAATGGATAAAATAGCTGAGGACGATAATaagtgaataattaaaaacatccGAGAGAAATTTATGAGACGGTATTAAACGAGGTTCATTGGCGACctacgaatttttaataaaattttggaCAGGTGGAAATTtcacggtaattaattaatgccatTACGATCGTTAGTTCTCTCTCTTAAGACAGCAATCAATAACTAAAGATTAGACGAGAACTgcgtgtttaaaaaaagataagggACTTTTGATCGTCCGACATTGATATCGCGCTGTacttttagttttaaattttataataattataaaaaattatttttacgtttgtgTGCcattttgtacttttattttaattgtacgttGTCGTAATATATTAACCTTTTTTGcagtaaatttaaatctgtGTAACCtttcaataataaatcatttgaaaataaaaggttttaaAAACCGTGGAAAATCATTATTAGTCAATTTTTGTGTAACGATATATTCCTAATATTTTCACGATATTGCGCTTTCGAATCATTCATTTGATCTCTTGTTCGTGTTTTAACGAACTATATTTCTATTGCGAAATATgcttttaaattgtatttgcTCTCGCTGCTGATTGAAACGAAAGCGCTCGGATCGTCACTCTCCAGCGTGAAACATATTACCATTATGAATACATTATTCACGTATCATCAAAAGTggatggaaaataataaattaataccgaGTCGTATTTAGTCATTAGTAAATAACAGCTTTATAACAAGCCGTAAACGAGACGCATACGTACTCTCAATTCCCGAAGGTATAAAAGATATTACCAAATGATCAGGGAGAAAGCTTTCAAATGCTTTCAAGCGTTTTCTCGTGTTATTacatcaatatttttatcaaggTCCTTCCAGAGAAAAAGATATCCGCAAACAGGAATATTCGATATAGGAAAAGGAGCACCTTCGAGCTGTTTCTTTGCCtatctcgataaaaaaaaaaaaaaaaaaacctagtGTGCAAAGATGATTTAAGTTTCAGAAAAAGACActtgaaatatatttgaaacaattatttttcgcgaaatacGAACGGATAGGAAAGTGTTTCGCGaatttatcgaatttatttcgaaactAATTGACACGCAAAATCCCTTTGCCTTCGTAGAACGAGGAAAAAGGGatggaagagagagaaagagagtgatgTCGCAGAATACTCAAAGGAGTAAGTTTGATTATTAAGATGTTATATTGGGAGACAGATTCATGGAAGTTTcgccgagaaagagagaaaaggggagaGGAGACCGTCGTTccaatttgtattaataacgttttcaAATGCGAGCAAATGAGCGTGAGATGTACGGAAGTCGGCGAAGCCCGCTCGTCATCGTCGTTCTTTACACAAACGGTGAACAGCAACGTGCAGGCGCATCATCTTCCTTTCTCCAGTTCCGCCGCGCATCCTACGCAACGCTATTAAGCTTTCAGGTTCGGCGAAGAGAGCACTTTCGTCTTAGCTaactgcaatttaattttaattatggtCCAGAGGAGCCAGGTTTTCCGCTATAATATCCGGCCCCTCGGGGGGCTAGCGGGCGGAGCGCcatgaaatttttatctcatcGAAATGCGCAATAAATCCCGCGATAAAAATCCGCAACGGTGGGACCGCGCCGTCGCGAAACGAGGCGCTTTACCGGCGGAGAGAAATATTCTCAACGTATATACGAAGTGTCGCGcggtataaaagaaaagaaaagctcCCAGTACGTTGTAGATTAAAGTCTTGAGATATTTCAAAGGATagcgataacgcgcgcgaataatGAAACGAAATGGACAATTCCGCACGCGTCTTTCACGATTCGACGCACGTTTGGTTTCTGGGAGTTTCTATAAGTTTCAAAATACAGGATTTGCATCCCGCCGCTTGCGCTGTAGTGGACGGCAATTAATTGCAAGCCCGCGATGTTCCTTAAGTTTCTGAATCGGCGGCTTTTCGGGTGTATTGTACTGACGCTCGCTGTAAGAGAGATTCGATCGAGGGACAATGAGGCGATCAATCCCGACAACGAAAAGGACATTTCCGGCAGCCGTTCCTCCTCGCACTATTTTCAGGTTTATGTCTTTGCATCAATGTGCAGAGAACAGAGGGAGAGGGAACCTCGTTAACTCTCCACCTAGCCCTTCTCGTCTCTTCTCGTAATTTCACTTCGCCCTACCGTCAAAGTCCGAAAATTTACGTGGTCAAAatttgctctctctctctctcttcctctctttctctatcgcGCGCGAAGTGGAAGTCACCACCTGGAAATTACTTCGCCAATGGTAAGCGGACCGGATGGTCGACCGGCTATTTCGACTGACAACTTAACTAGCTGTAGGTCAGCAAGTGCATCTCGCCAACGAAGCCAAGTGACGCAGGCATGTGTAATAGGTGTATAATAGGTGTGTAATAGGTGCGCCAAAAATGTTCGTTTACATTTGTCGGATGGATTACGATCGAAAACGATATTAGCGGAATTATGATTCCGCTTTCCGGACACGCAAACCACCCCGTGGGCGAGCTCAAATAGACGCCGATAGCGCTTTGGTAGCTTGGAGCTATTACGATTTCAAAGTGAtacctctttttctttctctctctctctctttttttttttcatcttcaGGGGTGCTTAATTAAGCTAGGGAAATACGGTAGTTGCGAGCGAACGGACGTTACAGGAAGATAGGTACGGGCGATTGGAAAAGTTTCCacgatttttttcaaagctATCTCGCGGGGTTGCTTATCAACTTCTTTTAACTGTTTTAAGCCGGCCGTCGCGTCggcttgtaaaaaaaaaaatcataataatCTTTTGAATTAAGACCGAGGGAAACGACGTATTGATTAAATGAGTCGTGGGTGGCGGGAGGGAAGCTCTGAATATCGATAAGATCGgcgcgattaatatttactgCCTTGTAGGTATACATACCGTTACGTTGCAACGCAATGAATGTCGCCCAGCCGCCGAAGTATTTCGCACAGCCCCGTGCACTCGCAAAGCGATTACTCCGATCGTGGATTCGATTTCGGGCAAAGTTCAAGCGTACGCTTCCACCGGATCTGTTGCAGACATGAGCATCCTTCTCTTTAATGGCTTTCTGCTACTGGGCTTTGTCGTGGCGACGGTGCCGGATGGTTTGGTGGTGGGCTCGCCAGGACCCACGCAAGTCGTCGACCGGAATCCGTCGGTGAAGAAATGCCGCTACAACCGGGACTACTCGATGCTGGAGGCGTCCTGCTCGAATCTGGAGTTACACGACATTCCGACGAATCTGAAGGCAGACATAGAGGTAAGATTTACAACGAGCACCGCAAGTGCAATTTCGTGTTAACCCTTTTATGAAATGCAGGACACGCACTCTTATCTAGATTTCGTTAGGAGGAACTCGACGTCGCGTTACGCACGCATATGTAGAAAACGGTAAAAAACGAAAGCCATTCGGTCGCGAAAGAATCGAATTGATATTACGGATATATATGGTTACTTCGCTTTGTAATTCGAATCTTCGAAGGGTGTAACATATTTTACACGTTGCTTTATCCCCCGAACATCCATCTTTTTATTACCTACAACAATCCGTATAAAACAGAAGCTAATAAAAGAGTTTACGATAAACTTCTTTAAGAATTATGGCAATAAAGTCGTTTTATGTTCGTTCTCTTCCCTTTCTCTGTATTTAGAGTTTCGCTATGCAAAAGAAGCGAAAggcttaatattatttaaagttatgTATGTTTCCAAGTTTGTTTGTTtgtctcttattttttttttttttttttttttaaatataatacatctttattatcttaatttctttcgcgagaaCTTCGTCACGCGTAGAGAATAGATGAGAGATCTATAAACGAAAGATTTTCGGATACTTTATATGCAAACCCTGCTTCGCTGCCTTTGCTTATGCCACGTTATTTCCGTCAAAGGGGGTAAATCTGGCAGCCTTAGTTACAAAGGATGCACAGGGCTGACTTGCGAGACGGATTGATGTCCCAGCGGGTTAACGCGCGGCGCTGTCTTGTATCGCGCACTTCATAATAGCATTACAGGAGTTTCGCTTTATCAACGTCGacgataaaatgtatatacttGTTGATACCTTCTCGGACGCCATTGTTGATCACTGTTTCACTTTTTAACGATACTTCCTTCTGCGGTAATAGATCGCAACGCTTTATGACCTCATGTAATATTAAAGCGACGATGAATCTATCTTCGTGCCTCGCGCCTTCGATCCCGTACGTCGCCACCGGcattatgcaaaaataaattaatcacttTCACGCCAGATACTTCTGCGATATCGGTCTTCTGCGTTTCTTCCTCCCCCACGTGATAAAATCCACCGGGATATTTCCGGCCGCGTCTTCCTCGAGCTTTAAATCTCTCCACCGGTTTCGCGAAACGTTCCTGTCTTTCATGCCTTGTCCGCTATTTCTccccttttcctttcttcaaCCGCCCGGTCTGATACGACCGCATCCTGCAAATCCCCGTACGTCTGCAACTACACTTTCGTACTTTAGTAAACTTGCCGCCCGATGAATCCCAGGCAAAACTCCAGACATGCTAAATCCGGAGATTGGGTTGTCCAGGGTCACGAGGATGGATGCGTTCCGCAATACACTTGAGAAATTTTAGTCGCGCAGAGATATTACCGATGCCCTGGCATTTGATCTCGCGCATCGGATGCACCAATGGGGAATACGAGACCGAGCGGgattttattgcatattttcTTTGAATGTAATTGAGTTCCCTTCAAGGGACCTTTTACCCCGATAAATAGTTTTTtgtaaatagaaatttgagttatttattttatccgcaCCGAAGAGGGACAAGATCTCGGTTCTATTTCATTTCGAAGGAAATCTCGAGGGAATattttcccctcccctccaACCCCTCTGTACGCCAGATTTTTCATTAAGGAAGCAAGttgatttaatattgaaaaattcacCGATAAATTTGAATGTATTATGCAAATCGCGTAGTTCTTTCTTCAGTCATGGATATGTATAAACGCATTTCGCGTCGAGACTTATGTGTGAATCTGAACAGCCGAATTAACGCGCATAAAGAGCTGTTTATACATTCAATCGACAAAGCTGGCTCGTACGCAGAGTTTAACGAATGCCTTCGCGGAAATATCGGAGATACTAATTTCGGAGTTGGATCCGCGTGATGCAAATCAACGTGAATAGAACATGATATGCCTTCAAAGctttggaatattttttttttttcgcttcaAGCGCAATAAAGGGGAAATTTTTTGTCTTGGTAGAATTTATTTGACATAAGTTGAActtaaaatatctaatattcgtaattctaaaaaaaaatttcggtTAATTTGctcgtataattaatagttGAACTTTGGAAATCAAtttggttaattaattatcgattcgTGCCAAGAAACTGCAACGAGAGCTACCTGTTGTGagatttattgaattaatataaataataaagtcacgtatatgtacatacatatatgcatgAATATTTCTTCCCTGCATTTGCATATCGATAGCCGCGTCAAAGAAACTATTGTCCGTTGTCCTAATACCGCGTCCTTGCATTATTAAGTTTGCTACGGCATTAATTCTTCTCGCACATCAGCTAATCTGACAAACGCATCTTTACGGAAACAAAGATCTTATTGATAAATCCCGACCTCTTTCTGTTTAATGGAATTACCATTTTTCATTCCCGATATGTTTTTACTAAGAGAAATCTGATAAGCAACGTGAATGGTGTGTTAATCCCGATCTGAACGACACGTTGCATCTTTTCAGAAATGAAATacttttgtttattaattctaCAGTGCACTCGCACACGCGCGcattcatatttataatttgtgcGCTACActataaatatgatttaatataCCGATGATCAAACCtgaataatatttgaaattatatgcaagataaaaaaatgtttcaattcAATGTAATGAGCCGCGATTTTAATTCTCGTTATCTTTgtttatagataaaatatctTCTTACAAacgcttatttattttttttaattttttttgttttgttttatactCCTATTacatctgaaaatattttttgtaggTGCTCGATGTTACTGTGAATCGTTTGAGGGAGTTGACCAACGACAGTCTGGTCCCGTACAAGAGCCTAGCCTTCATCTATCTCGGTGACAACTTTATCCAGAACATCGAGGAGGGAGCCTTCGCTAAACAGCAATATCTGCAAGTGCTCGATCTTTCGCAAAACGGCTGCGACGTTTTGCCGAAGAGCCTTTTCCAACTACCATATCTTCGTACGCTCTACCTCGGGCACAACAAGCTCACCGACTCGGTATTTAAGGTCGAAGTTACCTCGCCCATTCAGCTGCTACAGTTGACCAGGAACAGACTCACCAAAATTCCGCGTATCGGCCCGCAGCCAGCCCTTCTCACTCTCAACGTATCGGAGAATATGATCACCTCGATCGATACCGAGGACCTGGCACCGTTCTGCTCGCTCAAGCTACTCGATCTCTCCCGAAACATGATCAAGTTCGACAACGTCGGCTGCGAATGCCAGACGGTGAATGCCTGGATGAAGTTACGCCAGATTAAAATAACGCCTGGATTTTTCAACTGCACTACTTATTCGCCGATCGAGGATTGCGCCAACGTACAATTCAGTAATCGAACGTACGAGCTCTACAACGAGTGCTCGACTATCATAGAGCAGAAGGTACAGACCGAGAAAGCCCGCTCGGCCTGGATTCTGGTGGCCTCGTGCGTCGCGGTGtttctctttattatttttgttgcgcTGTTCTGCGTGCACAAGCGAAATCGCAGGCGGCGCAGAAAGCAAAAGGAACAGCAGCAGTTAACGGCGAACAACGCCAATACTGAGCTGTTGAACAGTAATTTGACGACCAGTAATTCGTGAAATAATCATCGAAACGCCAAACAACAATAGAAGTTTTAGAGGATCCTGTGTCGATGCCGAGAGTCAAGCTTTATACGAATTGCACGAGGATGAGAGTTAATcgattatgaaaaattaaagagagaaagaaaaaaaaaaaaaaaaaaattaacggtGTTCAAACTGAGAGACATGTTGGTATTTATTGAGAGTTTAATCACGGATTCAAAGAGAGAATTTAATCGGATATATCGACAGATACGTGCCTAACAGTTTGTATCTGATCATTAATACATGTTTACATTCGCATATTCAATaaatgagatttttttatctcaaatGCTCCTGACGCGACTGCCATTTTCAACAAAGATATTTACAAGTTTTCAGATGAAATGAAAATATGTTAGCCTCTTTATGCagaatgaatataatataaaagtgtTACCATCCTAAATATCGAGCGAAACGGATGCTTAGATTACACTTAAGACTCCGAAAAGATGCACAGCCATCGAAAGTAACCAACGGAAAACTAATCTTCGCGGAGAACTATGCTTACAAAATATAAACGCGTTAActtataaaatgtgtaaatgTTCTATATTGTGttcatgcatatatatattatatatatataatggttacgatatatacataataagaTCTATGTGAATGTGATGGATTTTCAGACTCTGCGTGTTTTGAACAAATTCAATATCATCTCGCTATAATACTCTACGACGATAGGAATTACCGATTTGATTTTCGGTCGGATAAATCTCGGGAACGCTTTGGTTGCGCTCCGTTATCGTGCTTTTTTTGTCGATGTAATAGAAATGTAAAGGGTACATTTATTGCACAATTTACGGTACTTAAAGAATGTACTAAAGAATGTCCATTCAGAGGACATTGCGACGTCAGAGCggatttactttttttttttttttatctacgtgTTAAAGATACGATGTTAATTTTACTCCCTCTGTCTTTTCTCacttatttcttttgtacCTACGAAGGCactcttatttatttctcgcgtAAGATAAGGATAAGATTTTAtgtgtatttatttatgataatatatgtatgtattacaCTGTAGCATAACCAAAATCTATacgtttatttcttaaaatattagttctctttcttttcgtttctctAAAACATTTCCATTGTATGAATAGATAAGTATGTTACTGTGTAAATtgttatatacattttaaaggctaaacaaatatatatacatatacattatatGTGCATCAATATTAGATACGTAtgcgtatgtatgtattaatacacgtaaaatgtatatatgtatgtataataatatgaaAAGAATATTGCAGATTCGTATTTTGCGAATGTCACCCAACTTAGTtcctaatatttattttatacgggTGCAaagtatctttctttttattttattttattttatcacaatATCGTAAggcgaataaaataatcttatcgAGATAATAACATAACACTCACTGTGAACGTGCATTACGATATGTCAAAGAACTTTTATACTAATTTCTACGTTACCTTTTAATATGTACGAAAAAACCTTTGTATATGTACTCTATGTacagagaaatattaataaaactccAATAAATTATACCCAACGAAATTTACCCCTCAGAAATCGACGAGATTTTACGGGATTTATATCGACGTTCAAACTCTTTCCGGGATATTACGGTATATATTCTAATATTCGACACAAAAATTCAGGAAATCGTAAAAAAGTCTATTTGGTTTCTAAGGattaatagattttataattacttacGTATCTGTTGTAATTGTCCGCACTAAGATGTCGTCGAAACTATTCGTAACCGCCAAGTCAGTTATCCAGTTTCCCGGCAGCATACTTCATGTCTGACACAAAAATACAGGAAATCATAAAAAGTCTATTCGGTTTCTAAGGattaatagattttataattacttacGTAACTGTTGTAATTGTCCGCACTAAGATATCGTTGAAACTATTCGTAACCACCAAGTTAGTTATCCAGTTTCCCGGCAGCATACTTCATGTCCGACAGCATACTTCATATCCGGCAGTCCCGATGCTGGTGGCGTCTCGTAGCGGATTTTCTCGGAGCTAAAAACAATTAGCGGCCATTAATAAATCGAACAAGTAGTCGAGTCAACGTGTCAATAATCATATGATCCACGAGAGACATCAGTAGTACATCTAAATGATAAATCAGAGTAACAAGTAAcaagaaaatatgaaaaagaaataaaaagacttGGAATATAAATTCTTAGGATTTGGAGGGTcaactatacatatattatccTAAACCTGACGAAACAAGACAGAACTTTATTGGCAAAATACAGTTTTAGACTAATGagttttattacaaaatcgaattaatattgaaaatatctgcagattttaaatattttacgtgaaGGTGTATCTATTACAATATGACAAAATAGCGCTCTTATacaaaagaaagattttttttctctaaaagtCGGCTTTGTATACAAGTGCCCAGTCGattcatatacatacataaagcATGAACAATTTGTTCGTTTAAATCTACTAGCTTTGTTTATGCTTTCTTTTGAAAGACTTGACTTATTTTAACTTAACATTTGCCTAAGAACTGTTAGCTGCTGTCACTATTATGAAAAATACCAGTCACATTTATACGGTTAATttgtagtttttattttttttttttttattattaatgtaaatgatATAAAGTTGAatacaattaagaaaaattattgtaaatgtgGGCGCGACTGCAGGAAAGACATTGCTCGtattttccataaaattattgtttttgtaGAAATATCAATTCGACATTGCCAGCATTCATT
It encodes the following:
- the Lapsyn gene encoding biglycan isoform X1, translating into MRLFGKSSWRWAVNEIDMSILLFNGFLLLGFVVATVPDGLVVGSPGPTQVVDRNPSVKKCRYNRDYSMLEASCSNLELHDIPTNLKADIEVLDVTVNRLRELTNDSLVPYKSLAFIYLGDNFIQNIEEGAFAKQQYLQVLDLSQNGCDVLPKSLFQLPYLRTLYLGHNKLTDSVFKVEVTSPIQLLQLTRNRLTKIPRIGPQPALLTLNVSENMITSIDTEDLAPFCSLKLLDLSRNMIKFDNVGCECQTVNAWMKLRQIKITPGFFNCTTYSPIEDCANVQFSNRTYELYNECSTIIEQKVQTEKARSAWILVASCVAVFLFIIFVALFCVHKRNRRRRRKQKEQQQLTANNANTELLNSNLTTSNS
- the Lapsyn gene encoding biglycan isoform X2 codes for the protein MSILLFNGFLLLGFVVATVPDGLVVGSPGPTQVVDRNPSVKKCRYNRDYSMLEASCSNLELHDIPTNLKADIEVLDVTVNRLRELTNDSLVPYKSLAFIYLGDNFIQNIEEGAFAKQQYLQVLDLSQNGCDVLPKSLFQLPYLRTLYLGHNKLTDSVFKVEVTSPIQLLQLTRNRLTKIPRIGPQPALLTLNVSENMITSIDTEDLAPFCSLKLLDLSRNMIKFDNVGCECQTVNAWMKLRQIKITPGFFNCTTYSPIEDCANVQFSNRTYELYNECSTIIEQKVQTEKARSAWILVASCVAVFLFIIFVALFCVHKRNRRRRRKQKEQQQLTANNANTELLNSNLTTSNS